The Chryseolinea soli nucleotide sequence AGTCTTTGAAAAGGACAAGATTATTTTTCATTCACACGGGCAGGATGGAGAATTGAAGAAAAAATAAGTCGCTCATGTGGTCTTAGGCAATGAGTACTTTGCTCCCCCATCAAAACAGTCATCCTCTTCATGAGATATGCGTGTCATCCATTTATTTACTTCATTTTCGATCTTACTAATTCGCCAAACAATACTTGCGCCACTAATCATCCGAACCTTCATGGATGATTTCTGAATCGACGTTTGCTTTTAACAATCATCCTCTGAATGTCCTTTAGTTTCTCCCCCTCTCTTATGGTTATCGTATCATCAATGAGATTAGTTTCGTATCCGGGATCCGACTCAAAAAGTACAATTTCTCTTACAGCCAAAGAGTCGCCCAAACCCTCAATCTTTTCGGAAACCCTAACCGCTTTCGGACCGCACGAATAGATTTCATTAAGCCATATTCCCACTCCACTTGCAAGGAATATGCATATAATAGTCAGTAGCATTTTCGGCCTGTTGTTATTCACTCGTGTAATCTAAAAAGGATCATCCAGTACAGGAAGCTATTAAAAATTAGACCGATTTACTCTCTATTTCCCCAGATTATCGTCCTCTCTCCACTGCTCTTATAACCCAGGCGTCTTTCCAAGACCGGCACTAACTGCTGTTGGGTATAACGTCGCACAATCAAGCCTCCGATCGTTGGTGTCTTTCCCTGTGCCAACTATCCAGCACCGGAAGTTCCTCTCAGTATTTCACTCCAGGCGACTCATTTCGGTAACAAGATGAACTTTAATACCGATTTAATGTCTGATCATCAGCATGTTATAATTATTGGTGCGTTTAGCCATTGCTTTTAAATGCCCAATTCGTTCAATTCTCAGGAACCAAGCCATTAATTGCAAGCCATAGAAACAAACTCATGCTTCCGTCTCCGGGGAAACTGCTCTTGAGATCTTGAAATGAAAGGCATTTCTGGAGCGGGTGATGACAAGGCACTGGGACGAACCATTCCATTCTACTTCTCTGTGAGCGCGGACTTCCAAAAAGTATAACCCTAAAGTTGACAAACAAAATATAAAAAAATTGAATCGTTTAAGACCAAAATTTCAATCCAAACAAACCATAACTATAAATGCTCCTATTGAAAAGGTCTGGGCGTTCAATCAAGACCTTTCCCGGATACCTGTGTACCATCCAAGGGTGAACAAGGTTGATTTAATTTCCGGCAAGCAGTTTCGCGAGGTTGGCGTGTCGTATCGATGTCATCTTTCCGACGGCAAAAACACATGCGTTGAAAAAGACATCGAAATCGTCCCCCTGGAAAAAATTGTTACGGTATTTACTGCGGACACCATGGGGTTGACGAAGCTACTCCCCGACTATATCGTGGAATCCACTGTTAAACAAATTGACAATAATTCGACCAGAGTCGAAATATCCCATTTCTATTCAAGTTC carries:
- a CDS encoding SRPBCC family protein gives rise to the protein MNRLRPKFQSKQTITINAPIEKVWAFNQDLSRIPVYHPRVNKVDLISGKQFREVGVSYRCHLSDGKNTCVEKDIEIVPLEKIVTVFTADTMGLTKLLPDYIVESTVKQIDNNSTRVEISHFYSSSNWKAWLLNFIIKSKIARQTMDTLNAMKMNIENEY